From Micromonospora rhizosphaerae, the proteins below share one genomic window:
- a CDS encoding MFS transporter, whose amino-acid sequence MQAKLSTMFQSLRVRNYRLFATGQLIKLIGVWMMFIAQDWLVLELTDNSATALGVVTALQFTPVLLLTLLSGRLADRYDKRLLLFAANAFWTVLALAMSVLVITGLVQLWHVFAFAALLGVANAVETPVRQAFVSELVGVSLLPNALSLNAATFNSARIIGPAVAGLAIAAFDVGPVFLVSALSSIAPLVNVVRMRPAELHRKGLPPVGQRDQAKVIDGLRYVWRRSDLLLPMALMSVMGMSLFNFQLTLAALAKTVFSTGAASFGLFTTALAVGALVGALAGTGRRSRPSIWLVLGAAVGCATFGTLVGLAPTYWLVVALLLPTGFFMVFFAQAANQRVQLGVEAAFRGRVMALWVLVFLGTNPVGAPVIGWVAETFGAGASIWIGGLMSLAAALLALTWQLRRSGARLRLRMLPMPRFYVVSPTAE is encoded by the coding sequence GTGCAGGCGAAGCTGAGCACGATGTTCCAGTCCCTACGAGTCCGCAACTACCGACTCTTCGCCACCGGACAGCTGATCAAGTTGATCGGCGTCTGGATGATGTTCATCGCCCAGGACTGGCTCGTCCTCGAGCTCACCGACAACTCCGCCACGGCGCTCGGCGTCGTCACCGCGCTCCAGTTCACCCCCGTACTGCTGCTCACCCTGCTCTCCGGCCGCCTTGCCGACCGGTACGACAAGCGGCTGCTGCTCTTCGCCGCCAACGCCTTCTGGACGGTGCTGGCGCTGGCGATGAGCGTCCTGGTGATCACCGGCCTGGTCCAGCTCTGGCACGTCTTCGCCTTCGCCGCCCTGCTCGGCGTGGCCAACGCCGTGGAGACCCCGGTCCGGCAGGCCTTCGTCTCCGAGCTGGTCGGCGTGTCGCTGCTGCCGAACGCGCTCTCGCTCAACGCGGCCACCTTCAACTCGGCCCGGATCATCGGGCCGGCCGTCGCCGGCCTGGCCATCGCCGCCTTCGACGTCGGTCCGGTCTTCCTGGTCTCCGCGCTCAGCTCGATCGCCCCGCTGGTCAACGTGGTCCGGATGCGCCCGGCCGAGCTGCACCGCAAGGGCCTCCCGCCGGTCGGCCAGCGCGACCAGGCGAAGGTGATCGACGGGCTGCGCTACGTCTGGCGCCGCTCGGACCTGCTGCTGCCGATGGCGCTGATGTCGGTGATGGGGATGAGCCTGTTCAACTTCCAGCTCACCCTCGCCGCGCTGGCCAAGACCGTCTTCAGCACCGGGGCGGCCTCGTTCGGCCTGTTCACCACCGCGCTCGCGGTCGGCGCCCTGGTCGGGGCGCTGGCCGGCACCGGGCGGCGCAGCCGCCCCTCGATCTGGCTGGTGCTCGGCGCGGCGGTCGGGTGCGCCACCTTCGGCACCCTGGTCGGGCTCGCCCCGACGTACTGGCTGGTGGTGGCGCTGCTGCTGCCGACCGGGTTCTTCATGGTGTTCTTCGCCCAAGCGGCCAACCAGCGGGTGCAGCTCGGCGTCGAGGCCGCCTTCCGTGGCCGGGTGATGGCGCTCTGGGTGCTGGTCTTCCTCGGCACCAACCCGGTGGGCGCACCGGTGATCGGCTGGGTGGCGGAGACCTTCGGCGCCGGAGCCAGCATCTGGATCGGCGGACTGATGTCGCTGGCCGCCGCGCTGCTCGCGCTCACCTGGCAGCTGCGCCGCTCCGGCGCCCGGCTCCGGCTGCGGATGCTGCCCATGCCGCGCTTCTACGTGGTCTCGCCGACCGCGGAGTGA